Proteins encoded by one window of Martelella endophytica:
- a CDS encoding biliverdin-producing heme oxygenase produces the protein MISRVWYMELLTELRQNTRDLHERLDATVGELTTKEGYGRFLSMHAHVIPAIEDWLVAQPTFATLPDHQARLRTDALRSDLAGLGAERPTAIAGASFADRELSVAGICYVLEGSRLGAAFLRKRLAQTGLNLPMAFLSHGEKARFWQSYLQWLAVQDASPRAVNLAVGSAQMLFNAYLDALQHR, from the coding sequence ATGATTTCCCGTGTATGGTATATGGAACTACTCACCGAGCTCAGACAAAACACCCGCGACCTTCATGAACGTCTGGATGCGACAGTTGGTGAGCTGACGACAAAAGAGGGCTATGGCCGGTTTCTGTCGATGCACGCTCACGTCATTCCCGCGATCGAGGACTGGCTGGTGGCCCAGCCGACCTTTGCCACGCTTCCTGATCACCAGGCGCGGCTCAGGACCGATGCGCTGCGGTCCGACCTCGCCGGCCTGGGAGCCGAGCGGCCGACCGCGATCGCCGGGGCTTCGTTTGCCGACAGGGAACTTTCGGTGGCCGGTATCTGTTATGTGCTGGAGGGTTCCAGGCTTGGCGCCGCGTTCTTGCGCAAGCGCCTTGCTCAGACGGGTCTCAACCTTCCGATGGCTTTTCTGAGCCATGGGGAAAAGGCCCGTTTCTGGCAGTCCTATCTCCAATGGCTTGCGGTGCAGGATGCTTCGCCACGGGCCGTCAATTTGGCAGTCGGTTCGGCGCAGATGTTGTTCAACGCCTATCTCGATGCGCTTCAACATCGGTAA